The genomic interval CCGGTCGATCTCTCGAAGCTCGACCGCGAGAACGACAACGTGGTGTTCCAGGTGACCGACGAGCCGGCGGGGGCGATCCAGGCGACGGTGACGCGGGGGCGGTGAGGCGGTGCGTCAGCCCTGCCCGTGGACGCCTTCGAAGACCTCAGCGAGCGCGATTCGGAAGCCCGGGAGCACGTTCCCACCGTCAAGCTCGCCACCGATGGTGATCGCCTCATCAGGTTCGTTGGGCTGGGTGTAGATGACCGCGGTGGCAGATCCGGCATCGATGATCCACATGAGGCGCGTCCCGCCGGCGAAGAGCTCGCTTCGCTTCTGGTCGATCTCCTCCTTCGTGTTTCCGCGGCTGAGGACCTCGATCACAAGATCCGGGCACAGCGGCGTCACCCGCATCAGCTTTTGCGGCAGCCGGCTCTCCTGCACATAAGAGACGTCCGGGAGGCGGACGTTGCCACCGGGCATGCGGAAGGTCGCATCGGCACCGAATACGGCTCCGAGCCTCCGCGGACGGACGTGCGACGACAGCAAAAAAATCAAGGCTGCCGCGATTTGCGATTCGCGCACACCCATGGCCTTCTCGACGAGCGTCCCGTGAACCAACTCGACGAGCGGCTTCTGCTCCGACGCTACCAGCGCATCTTCGGCGGTCGCGGTTCCCGGGGCGGGGTCCAGCCTGACACGCTCGAGCGGAACCCCACCAAGAGCGGCGTGCCACGCCGCAGCCGTCAGGAATCGAATCACCTGGCGCTCCGGCTCCCGAGGCACCAACCACGCACCCTCGGGCAGAGCAACGGGAACGGTGGCAGAAAGAGCGGCTGGCATGATCCCAGCGTACGCGGCAACCCAGCGGCTTCGACCTGGATCTTGGACTTCTCTGCATCGGCTGCCCTCGGCGACACGTGGCGAAGCGCAGAGCGCGGCGGCGGCGTTCGCATCTCATCTAGAGCATCGTGCGCAATTTTCCGATCGGCCTGCGTCCGCGCGTCGTGTTCCTCGTGAGGAGGCGAAGCAGCCCTGCCCCTGCAGGGCGATGCAGCCGACGAAGCGAGGGGCACGACTCGCCCGCAGAGGCGATCGGAAGCTAGCGCACGGTGCGCTAGCAGGCCGCTGCAGAACCCTGTCCATCGCGCTAACTTCTGAGGCTTCTTCCTCAGGAGCCTTCTCATGCGTGGCCGCGTCGCTTCCTCGTCCCCGATGTTCTTCGCGATCGACCTCGAAGAACGCATCCGCCCCGACCACCCGCTGCGGCCGATTCGCCGGATCGTCGACCGCATCCTCGGCGACATGACCGCCGACTTCGACGCGGCCTACGCCGACGTGGGCCGCCCAGGTGTCCCGCCTGAGCGGCTGCTCAAGCTCATGCTCTTGCAGGCGCTCTACGGCGTCTCCAGCGAAGCCAAGCTCTTCGACCGCCTCGACACCGACCTGGTGTTCCGGTGGTTCTGCGGCATGGACCCCGCCGAGCCGGTCCCCGCCGCCACCGCCTTCACCCACAACCGCGACCGGCTGATCAAGCACAAGCTCGCCGAGAAGTTCTTCACCGCCGTCACCAAGCTGGCCATCGACACGGGCAAGGTCTCCACCGAGCACTTCAGCGTCGACGGCACGCTCATCGAGAGCCACGGCTCCATCAAGAGCTTCGTGCCCAACGCCACCGCCGATGCCGCTCAAGCCCGCAAGCAGCACTGCGGCGGCGACGATCAGGACCACGACAAGGGTCCCGGCGGCACCGGTGGCTTCAAGAGCCGCAACCCCGAGCAAGACTTCCACGGCCAGAAGCGCAGCAACGCCACGCACCGCAGCGTGACCGATCCGGAGGCCAAGCTCTACCGCAAGGGCGACGGCCAGCCCGCCAAGCTCTCGCACATGGGCCACCTGCTGGTGGACAACCGCAGCGGCATCATCGTGGGGATGAAGCTCTCCGAGGCCAACGGCTTCGCCGAGCGGGAGACGGCCCTGGAACTGGTCGACACGCTCAAGACGACCCACGGGATCAGCGCCCGCACGGTCGGAGCCGACGCCGGCTACGACGCCGGCGCGTTTCTTCGCGAGCTCGAAGACCGGGGGGCGACCCCGCACGTTGCCCCCAGCCGCGAGCGTCGGCCCGGCGGGCGGAGGGGGCCGAAGAAGGCGGACCGGCCGAAACTGGCGGCCAGGCTCCGCAACTTCCGGCGGAAGCTGCGGGACCGCGGCTACGCGATCAGCCAGCGGAAACGCAAGAAAGTGGAGGAGCCGTTTGGCTGGTTGAAGAGCCACGCACTCTTGAGCAAGGCGCGTCTGGTGGGTCGAGAGCGGATCCAACAGCAGTGGCACATCGCCGCGGCGGGGCTGACGCTGGTGAGGCTGAGGAACCTGATGGCGGCGTAGAGGCCGATGGCTGGATCGGTGGGTGATCCCACCGTGCTGCCGCCGTTCGAGCGGCTGAAAATCCCCCGACGATGCGGCGGATCACCCGCCGCTGGCCGACGAATTCGCAGACAACCCCCGTGCCTCAAGCCAACGATCCGGCAGTGGGTTTCTGCAGCGGCCTGCTAGCCCCGTCAGATGCTCCTGCGCCGGCGGGAGTCGGCTACGTGGAGGTGGCCAGCCGCGCCAGCGTCCTGGCCAGCACCAAAACTCCGTGGCCGATCGCCGATTCGCTCGCGAACTCGTCGGGCCGGTGCGAGACGCCACCGCGGCAGGGGATGAAGATCATCCCGGTCGGGCAGACGCGGGCCATGAACAGCGAGTCGTGGTAGGCCCGGCTGATCGTGCGCTTCGTCGTGAGCCCGGCGGCCGCGTCCGCGACGGCGTCGACGACGAGCGGATAACAGGCCGCGGGCGGGTCGGCGTTGAGCACGCGGTGGGTGGCGGTGACGCCGCGGCGTGCGCAGATCGCGTCGATCCCGTCCCGGATCTTCGCCCACGCGGCGTCGCGACGGTCGCCGTCGGTGTCGCGGAGGTCCAGCGTGAAGCGGACCCGGTTCGCGATCGAGTTGCCGTGACCGGGGTGCGGCGTGAACTCGCCGACCGTCGTGACGGTGTCGACCGCCCCGCTGCTCTTTGCCGCGGCCTCGATCGCCAGCACCATCTCCGCGGCGGCACAAAGGGCGTCGTGGCGATCGGGCATCAGCACGGCCCCGGCGTGGCCGCCGGCGCCGAGCACCTCGAATTCGGCGGCGAGCGGGGCCGCGATCGCGGTGACGATGCCGATGTCCAGGCCCTCCCGCTCCAGCAGCGGGCCCTGCTCGGTGTGCAGCTCGACGAAGGCGTGGAAGTGGTCGGGCGCCAACCGCGCGTCGGCGAGGTCGCCGGAGAAGCCGGCGGCGCGGCGGACGTCGTCGAAGCTCCTGCCCTCGGGATCCGTCAGCGCCGCGACCTCCGCCGCCTCCATCGCGCCGGTCATCACCCGGCTGCCCGAGCAGCCCAGCCCGAAGCGCGTCGGCTCCTCGCTGGTGAACATCACCAGCTCGATCGGCCGGACCGGGACGAAGCCGGCTCGCTGGAGCGCCCGGATCGCCTCGAGCCCGCCGAGCACGCCGACGGTCCCGTCGTACATGCCCGAGTGCGGGATCGCGTCGTTGTGCGAGCCGGTGCCGACGGCGCCGCTCGCCGCCGGATCGCCCCAGCGGGCGAAGGTGTTGCCCATCGGGTCGACGCGGACGGTGAGGCCGGCTTCTTCGCAGAGCCCGGTGAACCAGGCACGCATCGCGAGGTCCGGCTCGGTGAAGACGACGCGGCTCACCGCGGTCGTCGGCTCGGGCAGGCCGGCCGGCACCTCCGCCTCGGCGGAGAAGGTCGCCAGCTTCTTCAGCTCGGCCACGACGCGCGCGGCGTCCACCGCGATCTCGGGGAGCGTCGCGTTCATGCCATCACGTCCCGGTTGACGTTCTTGCAGTAGAGGTAGGTCGCCGGTTCCGGCCCCATCGCCACGAACCACTGCGGGCAGAAGGGGGCCATCCAGATCGCGTCGCCCGCCTGCACCGGGTACCAGGACTCGGTGGGGCCGGCGCCCAGCCGGTAGACGCCGCGGCCGTGCTGCATGAAGAGGCCGTGCTCGTTGTGGTGGCTCTCCACCAGCGGGAGCGCGACGCCGGGATCGAAGGAGAAGCGGTTGACCGCGAGGTCGAACGACGCGTCCCCGGGCAGCAGCGTCTGCAGCCGGGCACCCGGGTCGCCCAGGAAGGGCTCGGCCGGCGTGTCGTCGGCGTGGCCGTGCAGGAGGCCCGGCGCGGCGACGCCCTCCGAAGCGGCGTACGCCTTCTCGAAGATCAGCACGCGGGCGGATTCCGCGACCGCCATCTCCACCCGCTCGCCCGCGGGCAGGTACGCCCACGAATCGGCGGTCAAGCCCGTCCCTTCCACCGACAGCCCGCCCGCGAGCACGTAGACGACGCGCTCGCGGCCGTGGCCCCGCGTCGCGAGGCGCGCGCCGCCGCCGAGCGTCGCGACCGCCATCGTGAAGCCGGGCCCGCGGCCCATCGCTCCCATGGCCGGGCTGATCAACACCGCGCCCTCGGCGGCTTCCCACCCGTGCAGCGGAGCCGTGACGTGCGTGTCCTCCGCGACGAGCGCGTGGTCCGCGGCAACGACCGTCCGCGTGTGCCCGAGGGGGTGCGTCGTCGAGTGCTCGGGCATCGGCCGCAATGTAGAGCCGGCGGGTGGCGGCGAGGCCACCAACGCCGGGATCGCGGACCGCGGCGGTTCGGGCCGCTGCGCGGCCGCGGTCCGCGGGCGGGCTCGCGCCGCACCGCCCCGGCCTCTTGGCCGCCGGGCTGGAGCATCGTGCGCAATCTCCCGATCGGCCTGCGTCCGCGCGTCGTGTTCCTCGTGAGGAGGCGAAGCAGCCCTGCCCCTGCAGGGCGATGCAGCCGACGTAGCGAGGGGCACGACTCGCCCGCAGAGGCGATCGGAAAATTGCGCGCGGTGCGCTAGCGCCGCGGATCGTCCGGAGCCGCCAAGCGCTTCATCAGCCGCACCAGGAGCTCCACGGCGACGGCGACGTCGGCCACGTCGGCGGCTTCGTCCAGGTGGTGGGAGATCCCGCCGGGGTGGCGGAGGAACAGCAGCGCCGCCGGGAACTCAGCCGCCATCACCACGGCGTCGTGGCCGGCGCCCGAGACCATCGCCGGACCGGCCTGGCCGAGCTCCGCCAGCAACGCCCCGCAGCGGGCGCCGAGCTTCGCGTCCATCTTCACGGCCGGCTGGTTCTGGTTCTCCTCCACGGTCAGCTCGCAGCCTTCGGCGGCGGCGAGGTCGATCGCCTGCTCCAGCAGCCGGCCGACGGCGGCGACACGCACCGCGTCCTCGGCGTGGCGGACGTCCATGGAGAGGTCGACGCGGCCGGGCACGACGTTCCGCGTGTTTGGGAGCACGTCCAGCCGCCCCACCGTGGCCTTCAGTCCGGGCGTGGCGAGGCCCTCGGCACGCACCGCCGCCACCACGCCGGCCGCGGCGAGCAGGGCGTCCTGGCGTTGGTCCATCGGCCGCGTCCCGGCGTGGGCGGTTCGCCCGGTCAGCCGCACGAGCAGCCGGCTCTGCCCGGCGACCGCGGACACCACGCCCACCGACCGCCCCGCCGCCTCCAGGAGCGGGCCCTGCTCCAGGTGCGTCTCGACGAAGCCGAGCACGTCTTCGGGCCGGTACGCCGCTTCGGGCAGCAACCGCGGGTTCTGGCCGAAGGCGCGGATCGCGTCTTCCATCAGGACGCCCGATCTGTCCGGGCGCGTCAGCAGCTCGTAGTCGAAGGTCCCCGCGACCGCCCGGCTGCCCAGGTACGGCGTCGCGTAACGCACGCCTTCCTCCTCGCTGAAGGCGACGACGTCGACGTGGAAGGGCAGCGGCTCGCGGCGGCCGAAGGCCTCCACCGCCGCGAGCGCCGCCAGCACGCCGAGGACGCCGTCGTAGCGGCCGGCGCCGGGCACGGAGTCGATGTGGGAGCCCAGCAGCAGGACCCTCGGCCGGCTCCCATCGAGCGGAGCCGCGGACCGCCGCCCGATCAGGTTCCCCGCCGCGTCGGTCCGCGGCGCCAGCCCCGCCGACCGCATCCACCCCGCGAGCTTCCCGTGCGCCTCCTTCATCGCCGGGGTCAGGTACCGGCGGGTGATGCGGTCCTCCTCCTCCGAGCAGGCCGCGATCGCGTCGCAGCGGAGCATGGCCGTCTCGGCGGCGGCGAGAGACTCTGGAGACGGAGCGTGCACGGCGGAGAAGCTACGGGACACGCTGCGGCCCGCGCCGCCCCCGCCGCCGTTCAAACGTCCAAGGCAACCAAGCGGTCGAAGGATCCAGCCAGTCAAGGGGCCAGGCCCCGGCAGTCAAGGGGTCAGGCAGTCAAGAAGAGTCAAGGGGTCGGGCAGTCAAGGGGTCAGGCCCCTGGCAGTCATGGCAGTCAAGGCAGTCAAGGGGTCAGGCAGTCAAGGGGCAGTCAAGGGGTCAGGCCCCTTGACAAGGCCCCTCAACAGGCAGCTTTCGCGCTTTTGAGGGGCCAATCTTTCGAGGGGCCAGGCCCCTTGAAAGGAGGTCCCTCGAACGAGGTACAAGGGGAGTCGCGGCCGCGCACCGGTCCTCCGCACGGGGAGGGTGCGGGCGACGGGGCGGACGCGCTACGCTGCCCGGTCCCGCGAGGCCGTCGATGCCTGCCGACGCCCGCCGAGCCCGTTTGCCCGACGAACATGCGTGACCACGCGGTCCTCTATCTCAATGGCCGGCGCCGCGAGGTGCGCGGGGCCGACCTGCTGCTGCCGCTGTCGACGTGGCTGCGCGAGAACCAGCGGCTGACCGGCACCAAGATCGTCTGCGCCGAGGGCGACTGCGGGGCCTGCTCTCTGCTGGTCGGCCGCCGCGAGGATCCCGCCGACGACGCCCTCACCTACCGCGCGATCGACGCGTGCATCGCCTTCGTCTACCAGGCGGACCGGGCGCACGTGGTGACCGTCGAGGGGCTGCGGGAGGAGGACGGCTCGCTGTCGAGCGTCCAGCAGGCGATGGTTGCCTGCCACGGCAGCCAGTGCGGCTTCTGCACGCCGGGCTTCGTCACCACGATCCACGCGGTCCACGAAGAGCCGAAGCAGGTGGGCGTGACGGTGAACGGCCAGGAGCCCGACGAGGAGGAGATCGACTGGCCGCACGCGCTCTCCGGCAACCTGTGCCGCTGCACGGGCTACGTGCAGATCTTCGACGCGGCCAGGGCGGTGGACCCCGCGTCGCTCACCCGGCTCAACGATCGCTACCCGGCGGCCGCGATGCTCGACGACTTCGACGCCGCCGCCGAGGCCCCGCTCGATGCGAGCTTCGAGCGCGGAGGCCGGCCCTGCCGCGTCGCCGCCCCCCGCACGCTCGCGGCCGCCGCGGCCTTCCGCGCCGAGCACCCCGCCTGCCGGGTCGCTTCGGGCACGACCGACCTGGGCGTGCAGCACCGCCACGGCCGCTACGAGCCGGAGGTCGTGCTCGGGCTGCACGCGGTGGACGGACTCGGCGGCATCGACCGGGTGAGCGATGACGACGCCGGGGGTGAATCCAAGCGCGAGCACCTGCTCATCGGCGCGGCCGCCACGTGGACACGCATCGCTCGCGAGGTCCAGCGCGACCTGCCGGCGTACCACGCCGTCCTGATGCGCTTCGGCAGCCCGCAGATCCGCAACGCCGGCACGCTCGCCGGCAACCTCGCCAACGGCAGCCCCATCGCCGACAGCGTCCCGCTGCAGCTCGTGCTCGAGGCCGAGCTGGAGCTGATCTCGGGCGCCGGCGTCCGCCGCCGCGTCCCGCTCACCCGCTTCTACACCGGGTACAAGCAGATGGACCTCCGCGACGACGAGCTGATCGCCGCCGTCCGCCTGCCGCTGCCCATGCCGAGCCAGCGCCTCTCGCTGCACAAGGTCAGCAAGCGGCGCGACATGGACATCAGCACCTTCACCGCGGCGATCCTGCTCGATTTCGCGGACCGCGACGCCGCGGGCGAGGAAGGCTCCACGATCCGCGGCGCCCGCGTGGCCTACGGCGGGGTCGCCGCCACGGTCGTGCGGCTCGGGGCCGTCGAGACCTTCCTGGAGGGTGCTGCCTTCACGGAAGCGACGATGCGGGAAGCGGGGAGGATCGCCCGGGGCGAGCTGACGCCGCTGTCGGACGTCCGCGGCTCCGCCGAGTTCCGGCTGTCGCTCTGCGAGAACGTGATGGTCAAGGCGTTCCACGAGATCGTCGGCGAGGCCGCGGTGGCGGGGGGTGCGTCGTGAGCAGCGTCGGCCTCGCGATCCCGCACGAGTCCGCCGTCGGCCACGTGACCGGCAGCGCCCCGTACGTCGAAGACCTCCCGCGGACCGACGGCGAGCTGTTCGTCGCCTTCGCCGGTTCGCCGGTCGCCGCCGGTCGGATCACCGGCATCGACACCGCCGAAGCCGCCGCCATGCCCGGCGTCGCCGGCGTCTGGACGGCGGCGGACTTAGCCGGTCCCAACGTCTTCGGACCGATCTTCCACGACGAGCCCTTCCTCGCCGACGACGAGCTGTCGTACCTCGGTCAGCCGGTCGTGGTGGTCGCCGCGGAGACGCGGGCGCAGGCCGAGGCCGCCGCCGCCGAGGTGGTGATCGCGGTGGAGGAGGCGACGCCGATTCTCGGCATCGACGACGCCATCGAGGCCGGCTCCACGCTCGGCCCGGTCCGCGTCATCGAGCGAGGCGACGTCGCCGACGCCTTCGCCACCGCTCCGCGCGTGCTGGAGGGCGTCTTCGAGAACGGCGGGCAGGAGCAGTTCTACCTGGAGAGCCAGGCCTGCCTCGCCACCGTCGACGAGCTCGGCCGCGTCCACGTCCGCAGCTCCACGCAGAACCCCACCGAGACGCAGGCCGTCGTCGCCGAGGCCTTCGGGCTGGGCATGCACGAGGTCGTGTGCGAGTGCCGCCGCATGGGCGGCGGCTTCGGCGGCAAGGAGACGCAGTCGGCGATCCCCGCGGTGATGTGCGCGCTGGTCGCCCGGCAGACCGGCCGGCCCGCCCGCGTCGTCTACAACAAGTCGGTCGACATGCTCGTCACCGGCAAGCGGCACGCGTACCGGTCGCGGTGGCGGGTCGCCTTCGACGACGACGGCCGCGTGCTCGCGCTCGCGATCGACTTCGACTCCGACGGCGGCGCCTTCGCCGACCTCTCGACGTCGATCATGGAGCGGACGATGCTCCACGCCGACAACGCCTACGCGCTGCCCGCCTGCCGCTTCGTCGGCCGGATCGCCAGGACCAACCTCCCACCCAACACGGCCTTCCGCGGCTTCGGCGGGCCGCAGGGCGTGATCGTCATCGAGTCGGTGCTCGACGAGGTCGCCGCCGCCTTAGGGATCGACGGCTTCGCCATCCGCCAGCGGAACCGCTACGTCGACGGCGACCCGGAGCGGTCGATCGCGCCCTACGGCGCGGTCGTGAAGGACCACGTCCTCGGCGAGCTGCTCGACACGCTGGAAGCGAGCAGCGACTTCGCGGACCGCCGCACCGAGATCGAGCGCTTCAACGCGACGAGCCGGACGCACCTCCGCGGCATCGGCGTCTGCGCGCTGAAGTTCGGCATCTCCTTCACCACGAAGTTCCTCAACCAGGGCAACGCGCTGGTGAACGTCTACTACGACGGCACCGTGCAGCTTTCCACCGGCGGCACCGAGATGGGCCAGGGCCTCTTCACCAAGGCTCGCCAAGTGGTCGCCGACGCGTTCGGCATCCACCACGAGGCGGTCCGGGTGATGACGACCTCGACCGAGAAGAACCACAACACCAGCCCCACCGCCGCCAGCGCCGGCAGCGACCTGAACAACGCCGCCGCCTTGGACGCGTGCCGGCAGATCAAGGAGCGGATGGTCCGCTACGCCGCCAAGGCCTTCGCCAGCGAAGAATTCGGCCGCGAGTACTCGGAGGATCACGTCGTCATCGCCGACGGCCGCGTCTACGACAGCCGCGTGCCCATCGACGCTCCCACCGAGGCGTACGGCGTCCACGCCTTCGACTTCGGCCGCTTCTGCGACGCCGCCCGCCGGGACCGCGTCGACCTGGGCGCCCGCGGCTTCTTCTCCACCCCCGGCGTGGACTTCAACCGCGTCACCGGCCGCGGCAACCCCTTCTACTACCACACCACCGGGGCCGCGGTCGCCGGCGTGACGATCGACCGCTTCACCGGCGAGATCGTCGTCGACCGCGTCGACCTCCTGATGGACGTCGGCAAGATGATCAACCCCGGCATCGACACCGGCCAGGTCATCGGCGGCTTCGTCCAGGGCATGGGCTGGTGCACGACCGAGGAGCTGACCTACGACGCCACCGGCCGCCTCACCAGCGACAGCCCCACGACGTACAAGATCCCCGCGGCCACCGACGTGCCGCGCGACTTCCGCTTCGGCTTCCTGGAGAACCCGAAGCACAAGACGAACGTGCGGCAGAGCAAGGCCGTCGGCGAGCCGCCGCTGATGCTCGCCCCGTGCGTGTGGCTCGCGGTGAAGCACGCGATCGGCTTCGTCGGCGACGCGTCGGCGCTGCGGCTGCCCGCCACCGGCGAGGAAGTGCTGCGGTGCCTCGGCCTCCCGAGACGGGATCCGGCCGACGGCCGCTTCCAGCGCGGCTTCCTGCCCGAGGACGCCCCCGCCGAGGCCTGGACCGGAGCGCCCGATGGCGAACCCGCGCGACGCTGAACACGGGGACGACACCCGTTTCCCCGACCGTTTCCCCGAGCTCGAGGACATCCCGCACGTCGAGATCCTGCTGGTCGACGCCCACGGCTCCACGCCGGCCGACGCCGGCGCCCGCATGGTGGTGACCGAAGCCGGCCGCCACGCCGGCACCGTCGGCGGCGGACGCCTCGAGGCCAAAGCCATCGCCGAGGCGCAGGAGATGCTGCGGACCGGCGGATCGACGCGCTTCCGCGACTGGAACCTGCGCCGCGACGTCGGTATGACCTGCGGCGGCACCGTCAAGCTCTACCTCGAGAGCCACAACGCGAGCGACTGGCGCATCGCCGTCTTCGGCGCCGGGCACGTCACCCAGGCCGTCGCCCGGGTGCTGGTGCAGCTGCCCTGCCGGCTGACCTGCATCGACCCTCGCGCCGACTGGCTCGCGCAGCTGCCCGAGGGCGTGGAGACCCGCCACCGCGGCGAGCCCGGCGTGCCCGCCGAGGTGGACACGCTGCCGGATCGCACCCACGTGCTGTGCATGACCCGCGGCCACGCCGCCGACCGGCCGGTCCTGCGTCGCATCTTCGAGACCGGCCGCGGCTTCGCCTTCCTGGGCGTCATCGGCTCCGCGGCCAAGGCCGCGACGCTGCGCCGAGAGCTGGAGAAGGAGGGCGTCCCCGCCGATCGCATCGCCTTCGAGTGCCCCGTGGGCCTGCCGATCGGCGGCAACCACCCCGCCGAGATCGCCGTCTCCATCACCGCCCGCCTGCTGCAGGCGCGGGACGCGCCCCGACCGCGGACCGCAGGTGCCAAGCCTCCGAGAGCCTGACGGTCCGCGGAAGCCGTTGGTCGCTTCAGAGGACCGCGTCGAGCCCCGCGAGGATGCGGTCGACGGCCTCGTCCGTGGCCCCGTGGCCCATCAGACCGATCCGCCAGCACTTGCCGGCGAGAGCACCCAAGCCGCCGCCGATCTCGAGGTGGTGGTCGAGGAGGAGGCGCTTGCGAACGGCGGCTTCGTCGTCCACGCGATCGGGGATGCTCACGAGGTTGAGCATCGGCAGCGTCCATTCCGGATCGCTGGCGTAGCGGAAGCCACGGGTTTCCAGGCCGGCTTTGAGCCTCTCGTGGACGCGCCGGTGCCGGGCGTAGCGAACCTCCAGGCCCTCTTCGAGCACGAGCCGGAGGGCCTCGTGCAGCGCGAAGTTCATGTTGACCGGGGCGGTGTGGTGGTACGCCCGGCTGCCGCTCCAGTAGTTGCCCACGAGGTTGAGGTCGAGGTACCAGGAGTTCGGCTTGGTCTTCCGCGAGCGCACCTTCTCCATCGCACGCTCGGACAGCGACACCGGCGAGAGGCCCGGCGGGCAGGACAGGCACTTCTGCGTGCCGCTGTACGCGGCGTCCACGCCCCAGGCGTCCAGCTCGACCGGCCGCCCGGCCAGCGAGGTCACGCAGTCCATCACCAGCAGGCCGCCGTGTTCGTGGACGGCATCGGCGAGGCCCTCGAAGGGTTGCAGCGTGCCGGTGGAGGTCTCGGCGTGGACGAAGCAGACGATCTTGGGCTTCAGCTCCGCAACTTTCTCCTTGATGAGCGTGCGGGAGAAGCTCTGGCCCCAATCGGCGTGCAGGTTCGTCACGACGCCGCCGGCCCGGCGTGCCTTGTCGGTGAGGCGGCCGCCGAACACGCCGTTGACGCCGATGAGGCAGGCGTCGCCGGGCTCGACGAGGTTGTCCATCAGCATCTCGGCGCCGGCGGAGCCCGTGCCCGAGCAGGCGAGCGTCATCTCGTTCTCCGTTCCGAAAACCTGCTGCAGCATCTCCCGGACCTCGTTCATCACCCGCATGAACGCGGGGTCCATGTGGCCGATGCACGGCTGCCCGAGCGCTTCGAGCACGGACGGCGGGACGGGAGAGGGGCCGGGGCCGTGGAGGTGGCGCGTGGGGAGGTCGAGCATGCGCGAGGGTACGGGAGGGCCCGCGGCGGCCGCCGCGCCGCAGCCGTGGCCACGGGGCCGTGGGCGAGGCCTTAGGCGATCTCGATCATCGCGTGCCCGACCAGCTTCGGCACCGTGAAGGTGAGGGTCTCGCCGTCGAGATCGAACCCGATCGGCTCGCCACCGGGGACGCGCTTCACCGACGCCACGCCCGCCGAGCCCCGCACCGTCAGCTTCAGCCCGTGCAGCGGGATGGCGTCCTCGATGACGTCAAAAGCCTGGCCCCGACGCTCCGGGATGTAGTGCAGCAGGTGCAGGACCCGCCGGCCCTGCTCCGGTTGCCGGTTCAGCGACACCTGCAGCGAGCTGGGCCCGTCGTGCTCCACGATCGGGTCGGGCAGCACGCGGCGCATCGCGTTGCGGACGAGCCGCTTGATCCAGCGGGGCGCCTGCTCGTGGTAGCTGCGGAACACCGGGTGGGCGAAGTAGATGACGCGGCCGCCGCCGATCCGCTTCTCGGTGACAC from Phycisphaera mikurensis NBRC 102666 carries:
- a CDS encoding pyridoxal-phosphate-dependent aminotransferase family protein — its product is MLDLPTRHLHGPGPSPVPPSVLEALGQPCIGHMDPAFMRVMNEVREMLQQVFGTENEMTLACSGTGSAGAEMLMDNLVEPGDACLIGVNGVFGGRLTDKARRAGGVVTNLHADWGQSFSRTLIKEKVAELKPKIVCFVHAETSTGTLQPFEGLADAVHEHGGLLVMDCVTSLAGRPVELDAWGVDAAYSGTQKCLSCPPGLSPVSLSERAMEKVRSRKTKPNSWYLDLNLVGNYWSGSRAYHHTAPVNMNFALHEALRLVLEEGLEVRYARHRRVHERLKAGLETRGFRYASDPEWTLPMLNLVSIPDRVDDEAAVRKRLLLDHHLEIGGGLGALAGKCWRIGLMGHGATDEAVDRILAGLDAVL
- the xdhB gene encoding xanthine dehydrogenase molybdopterin binding subunit, which encodes MSSVGLAIPHESAVGHVTGSAPYVEDLPRTDGELFVAFAGSPVAAGRITGIDTAEAAAMPGVAGVWTAADLAGPNVFGPIFHDEPFLADDELSYLGQPVVVVAAETRAQAEAAAAEVVIAVEEATPILGIDDAIEAGSTLGPVRVIERGDVADAFATAPRVLEGVFENGGQEQFYLESQACLATVDELGRVHVRSSTQNPTETQAVVAEAFGLGMHEVVCECRRMGGGFGGKETQSAIPAVMCALVARQTGRPARVVYNKSVDMLVTGKRHAYRSRWRVAFDDDGRVLALAIDFDSDGGAFADLSTSIMERTMLHADNAYALPACRFVGRIARTNLPPNTAFRGFGGPQGVIVIESVLDEVAAALGIDGFAIRQRNRYVDGDPERSIAPYGAVVKDHVLGELLDTLEASSDFADRRTEIERFNATSRTHLRGIGVCALKFGISFTTKFLNQGNALVNVYYDGTVQLSTGGTEMGQGLFTKARQVVADAFGIHHEAVRVMTTSTEKNHNTSPTAASAGSDLNNAAALDACRQIKERMVRYAAKAFASEEFGREYSEDHVVIADGRVYDSRVPIDAPTEAYGVHAFDFGRFCDAARRDRVDLGARGFFSTPGVDFNRVTGRGNPFYYHTTGAAVAGVTIDRFTGEIVVDRVDLLMDVGKMINPGIDTGQVIGGFVQGMGWCTTEELTYDATGRLTSDSPTTYKIPAATDVPRDFRFGFLENPKHKTNVRQSKAVGEPPLMLAPCVWLAVKHAIGFVGDASALRLPATGEEVLRCLGLPRRDPADGRFQRGFLPEDAPAEAWTGAPDGEPARR
- the xdhC gene encoding xanthine dehydrogenase accessory protein XdhC, producing the protein MANPRDAEHGDDTRFPDRFPELEDIPHVEILLVDAHGSTPADAGARMVVTEAGRHAGTVGGGRLEAKAIAEAQEMLRTGGSTRFRDWNLRRDVGMTCGGTVKLYLESHNASDWRIAVFGAGHVTQAVARVLVQLPCRLTCIDPRADWLAQLPEGVETRHRGEPGVPAEVDTLPDRTHVLCMTRGHAADRPVLRRIFETGRGFAFLGVIGSAAKAATLRRELEKEGVPADRIAFECPVGLPIGGNHPAEIAVSITARLLQARDAPRPRTAGAKPPRA